In a single window of the Mesoplodon densirostris isolate mMesDen1 chromosome 18, mMesDen1 primary haplotype, whole genome shotgun sequence genome:
- the CDK5R1 gene encoding cyclin-dependent kinase 5 activator 1, with protein sequence MGTVLSLSPSYRKATLFEDGAATVGHYTAVQNSKNAKDKNLKRHSIISVLPWKRIVAVSAKKKNSKKVQPNSSYQNNITHLNNENLKKSLSCANLSTFAQPPPAQPPAPPASQLSGSQTGVSSSVKKAPHPAVTSAGTPKRVIVQASTSELLRCLGEFLCRRCYRLKHLSPTDPVLWLRSVDRSLLLQGWQDQGFITPANVVFLYMLCRDVISSEVGSDHELQAVLLTCLYLSYSYMGNEISYPLKPFLVESCKEAFWDRCLSVINLMSSKMLQINADPHYFTQVFSDLKNESGQEDKKRLLLGLDR encoded by the coding sequence TTGAGGATGGCGCGGCCACGGTGGGCCACTACACGGCCGTGCAGAACAGCAAGAACGCCAAGGACAAGAACCTGAAGCGGCATTCTATCATCTCCGTGCTGCCTTGGAAGAGGATCGTGGCCGTGTCGGCCAAGAAGAAGAACTCCAAGAAGGTGCAGCCCAACAGCAGCTACCAGAACAACATCACGCACCTCAACAATGAGAACCTGAAGAAGTCGCTGTCGTGCGCCAACCTGTCCACGTTCGCCCAGCCCCCACCGGCGCAGCCGCCCGCACCCCCTGCCAGCCAGCTCTCGGGCTCCCAGACCGGGGTCTCCTCCTCTGTCAAGAAGGCCCCGCATCCTGCCGTCACCTCCGCAGGGACGCCCAAACGGGTCATCGTCCAGGCGTCTACCAGCGAGCTGCTGCGCTGCCTGGGTGAGTTTCTCTGTCGCCGGTGCTACCGCCTGAAGCACCTGTCCCCCACGGACCCTGTGCTCTGGCTGCGCAGCGTGGACCGCTCGCTGCTCCTGCAGGGCTGGCAGGACCAGGGCTTCATCACGCCCGCCAACGTGGTCTTCCTTTACATGCTCTGCCGGGATGTCATCTCCTCCGAGGTGGGCTCCGACCACGAGCTCCAGGCCGTCCTGCTGACCTGCCTGTACCTCTCCTACTCCTACATGGGCAATGAGATCTCCTACCCGCTCAAGCCCTTCCTGGTGGAGAGCTGCAAGGAGGCCTTTTGGGACCGCTGCCTCTCCGTCATCAACCTCATGAGCTCCAAGATGCTGCAGATCAACGCCGACCCCCACTACTTCACACAGGTGTTCTCCGACCTGAAGAACGAGAGTGGCCAGGAGGACAAGAAGCGGCTCCTCCTAGGGCTGGACCGGTGA